From the Amycolatopsis thermoflava N1165 genome, one window contains:
- a CDS encoding NDMA-dependent alcohol dehydrogenase, whose amino-acid sequence MKTKAAVLHSAGKPFEIEELELDGPREGEVLIKYTAAGLCHSDLHLIDNDLVPRFPIVGGHEGAGIIEDVGPGVTKVKPGDHVVCSFIPNCGTCRYCATGRSNLCDMGATILDGGMPDGSFRFHRGGTDYGAMCMLGTFSERATISQHSVVKVDDWLPLETAVLVGCGVPTGWATANYAGGVRAGDTCVVYGIGGIGINAVQGAAHAGAANVIAVDPVAFKREKALELGATHAFASADEAAAKVAELTWGQMADQALITVGTVDEQVVTDAFNVIGKGGTVVITGLANPEKLTVHLSGGVMTLFEKTVKGTLFGSANPQYDIVRLLRLYQAGHVKLDELVTKRYSLEEVNEGYQDLRDGKNIRGVIMHSAD is encoded by the coding sequence GTGAAGACCAAGGCCGCTGTCCTCCACTCCGCGGGCAAGCCGTTCGAGATCGAGGAACTCGAGCTCGACGGCCCACGCGAAGGTGAGGTCCTGATCAAGTACACGGCCGCCGGGCTGTGCCACTCGGACCTGCACCTGATCGACAACGACCTCGTGCCGCGGTTCCCGATCGTGGGCGGGCACGAGGGCGCCGGCATCATCGAAGACGTCGGGCCGGGCGTCACCAAGGTCAAGCCGGGTGACCACGTGGTGTGCTCGTTCATCCCGAACTGCGGCACGTGCCGCTACTGCGCCACCGGCCGGTCGAACCTGTGCGACATGGGTGCCACGATTCTCGACGGCGGCATGCCGGACGGCAGTTTCCGCTTCCACCGCGGCGGCACCGACTACGGCGCGATGTGCATGCTCGGCACGTTCTCCGAGCGCGCCACGATCTCCCAGCACTCCGTGGTGAAGGTGGACGACTGGCTGCCGTTGGAGACCGCCGTGCTGGTGGGCTGCGGTGTGCCGACCGGCTGGGCGACGGCCAACTACGCGGGCGGCGTGCGCGCGGGCGACACGTGCGTCGTGTACGGCATCGGCGGGATCGGCATCAACGCGGTCCAGGGCGCGGCGCACGCGGGTGCGGCGAACGTGATCGCGGTCGACCCGGTCGCGTTCAAGCGCGAAAAGGCGCTGGAACTGGGCGCCACGCACGCGTTCGCCTCGGCCGACGAGGCGGCGGCAAAGGTGGCGGAGCTGACCTGGGGCCAGATGGCCGACCAGGCGCTGATCACCGTCGGCACGGTGGACGAGCAGGTCGTGACCGACGCGTTCAACGTGATCGGCAAGGGCGGCACGGTCGTCATCACCGGACTGGCCAACCCGGAGAAGCTGACGGTGCACCTGTCCGGCGGCGTGATGACCCTGTTCGAGAAGACGGTCAAGGGCACGCTGTTCGGATCGGCCAACCCGCAGTACGACATCGTCCGGCTGCTGCGCCTCTACCAGGCGGGGCACGTGAAGCTCGACGAGCTGGTGACGAAGCGCTACTCGCTCGAAGAGGTCAACGAGGGCTACCAGGATCTGCGCGACGGCAAGAACATCCGTGGCGTGATCATGCACTCGGCGGACTGA